CTACTTCCCAAGTACAATCAAATGGCCGTTTTCGGAATATAGATGAGACAGATGAACATCCTACTGGCTCAGTGGTAGCTGGTGTGGAGTATGATTCTGTTTCTAACAATGGGAGTTGGTCTGGTGAGTCCGAGGACCATAAAGAGAAATCTTCTAATCCCCCTACTCGACTGGAGGCAGTTCCAGGAGCTGATAATGACAAACGAGAGAAAATTCGCcagaagaatgaaaagaaacatCAACGGCAGAAGGAAAGACGAGCACAAGAGTTGCATGATCGTTGCAGTGGATATATTATGTCAAGGAAACTAGAGGCACTTTCTCAACAGCTTGTGGCAATGGGATTTTCTCACGAGCGTGCAACAGTAGCATTGATACTAAATGAAGGAAGGGTTGAGGAATCAGTAGCATGGCTGTTTGAAGGTGGTGAAGAAGCAGATAATCATAAAGATGCAAATATAAGTGGGAGTAATTTGAAAATAGATATATCAGAAGAACTGGCCCAGATTGCAGACCTAGAAATCGAGTTCAGTTTCTCAAAACAGGAGGTTCAAAGAGCAGTTGTTGCTTGTGATGGTGATCTTGACAAGGCTGCAGAGTCTTTgagagaattgaagatggatcGACCATCTGGTCCACCAAAGCCAGATGAAGTTGGTGATCCTCCTTCATTTGGCGGTAAGCAGACAGGAGTTGTCAATCAAAATGCTAGGCCACAGTCTAAGCCCATTCTTTCTCCGAATCAACTccaaaaagatgaaaaggattTTAACTATACCAAGCAAGCAGTTACTGGAGGATCTGCGGAATCCAGCAACAGACCTATGCAGTCTCTTAAGAGAATCCAATCGAAGTCTGATTGGGCAAAGCCTCAACAAGCTTCAATACCGGCTGACAAGAGGTGGCCAAGTGCAGGATCTAATTCTTCGGTTTCTTACTCATTGGCATCACCATTGCAAGTGTCACCAACACCTTCTAAGACAGAAGCTTCTTATGTGGCTGTTGGAGGTGATTATAAGAACCTTCAACCTGGTCAAGCTAGGGAGCCAGTAATTGTGATGCAGCGGCCTCAAACTGTTAATACAAAGCAGATTCCAGCTGCCAGCTTGAGTTCTTCTCCTCCTGGAATAGCTGCCAGTTGGTATCCAACTAACAGTGTAGAAGTTATGAGGTCCAATGGCTTTATGTCTCAACCTCCTAGCTCTAAAAGCCTCAGTTCAAACTATTTCAGTTCTAATCAAATGTACCACCAACTTCAGGGTCAGCCTCCTCAACAATTTGTGGCTGGCAACAGCAGTTCTGTAGATCTGCAACCAACCAACCGAGGGAGTAGCCTATGGAATAGAACAATGGCTGCATCTCCAACGCTTGCAGCTGCTTCTTCTCTTGGACTCTTTTCTGGGCTGGGATCTGCGGCAACTTCAGGGTCAACTTCTCCAGTAGACTGGAGCACTGGTGGGTCAATGCAATTTGATTATACCAACATTGACTGGTCCTTGGATAGAGGCTTATCTCCACCTAGATCTAATGCGTTACTGCTTGGGCTTTCACCTTTTACAAAGAGTAGTGCTCTATACGGCTCAAATGCTTCTGGTGCGGTTCCTCAGCCAGCAATTAGATCATTACCCTCTAATGGTAGcattgttcccttgcctggATTGCAAGATGGTGGAGTATCTCCTGCTGAAACATCAGGTTCTCGGGAATGGAGTTCTCCATTTGAAGGGAAAGATCTTTTTAGTTTACCAAGACAGTTTGTTTCTTCTCCCTCCCTGTAGAGTAGAGGGGAGaaatcaaatgaataaaaaaaagaccAAAAAATGTGTGGATTTGATGTTTGTTCTTATGATGCTATAGTTCATATGATGTTGGTCGTAAGCTTTCTGAGAAAAACAGGCATCAAATTTCACATGCACTGTACACTTCACCGTCGCATGCACAATTCACTTTCATACCTAAAACACGTCCAAACCAGACGAATTATACAAAATCGGATATATTAGTTATACTGCAGCCTCAAAAGGAAACTGTATAAACTAGGTAGAGCCGTGGAATGTCTGATAACATCTCATATTCCATGATTCCCCAGTCCTATGACAGTGTTGTGGCAAGTGGTACATTTTTTCAAAGgttcaattattaaatttatcatttaattattattattttcttaatttatcaccttttcattttcatttttcaacttttattttttcatttattttatgaatatctTATCCCAAAACGGATCACTGAAGTGAAAATGGAATGTTTGGTAGAATTTAGATAGAGATATTTTAAGTGGTCAATTTCGGGAAATGATAATAGTTCAATGATAAATTGTGTAATGAAGTTTTCTAAGCCAaggaaatttcttttatatgacGGGTTTGAAAATAGATATAGTAATGTTACATATtggaataataaaaacaattaaaattttgtgaaaGTTCATCTAGGAGAGATATTTGTATGTGgtgttttttcaataaattttcatcaataatatGTTTAATAGAAGATTGTAGTCAGTTATTGGTGGCGTATTCTGTGTTAATATAGTAGACCTACATATCCGCATACTGTAGCATTCAATTTCAATAGGATGCCAGATTGGCAAACAATGcattttcatctaaaaaaaaaactttaaagcatatatatatatatatatatcaaatgagtttggataatttttgagaaaatgagTTTGTTTGCATTTCTGGCTGGACTACCCACGTTtatgctattttattttattttttattgtataaaattGATTGTATgctgaataaaattaaatatgtttattattattttattaatatgatatatttataactatatatttagattttatttcatattttattttacttgtagtaaataataaataagtaatctTAAGGTTTCTTCTAATTATTATACTTATAATAAATCTTTGTTTGATAAAGTacttaaatttaagatttaaaaaatttacaaaaggactttgttattttttttccaattatcTTTTAAACCCTTTCTTACACTAATTATTTTAGCCTTCATAAAGGTGACTTACGAATTATTTggaatttttctaaattaagctttccaaaattttgaaaacatgatTTCTGGAACGAGATTTTTAGATCTAAATTTTCAGAACACGATTTCTGAAACATGGTGTCCAGAACATATGAAATGAATTAAGAAATAAGCATTTTGGAACAAAATTTCCAAAATGAACTTTCCAgaatatatatagtaatttccagagttttttaaaattggatttCTAGAACATAAGAAATGCATTATTGAATGAGCTCTCTGGAACAAAATTTTCTAAACAAGCTTTCCAAAATATGTATTATACAATGAAGATGTATTTATAGGCAGCAACTATGGTGATGGTAGTAGTGGTGTAGTGAGAAGGGTAATGTGCATCCAGGTAGTAATCATGAGGctcaggaagaaaaaaaaaaaggcctTTTTAAATTTAGGCTTACTTGCTTAATTAGTCTCCAAAAAGTTAATGTCAAGTTGctcctttattaaaaatattcaatttcgTTTCCATATGTtataattatactaattaaatttattctgttaattttgtaaaaacggAGTTAATTACGTGTGACGTAACAAGaaatttgcttttttttttctttggtttaaaccatttaattgtctctatttttgggaggttttcccattttgatccccgtctTATTAGAATTCCTAATTGAGTTCCtgtaagtgctaatttcaatcaattaagcctctgtcgttaaatttagttaacagggtcaacttttttgcacagctggaaggatgacctgttaaatctgtaaacgtggcctatttagagttgaaacatggcatgaattagagttgaaattgattgaaattagcacttaggGGACTCAATTCAtaccacgtttcaactctaaatagaccacgtttatagaaattaacaggtcatccaaCGGTGAAAAAagtccatttttctttctcctacTTACCTTTTGACGTGTTTCAAGTCCATTTTTTTCTCACTCCTCCTTTATTTCTCTACAAAAGTCCATTCCGTTAATGATGAatcaactttcttttattataaaccCAAAATCCTAAAAGGATAATagatatttatttcatatttaatatttgtttcagAATTTGAATATGTGAAATATTGGTGCCGCAACACAATAaggtttattataaatatatatttatattttctttcccttctatttctatcttttgcaatttttaattcaaatcctaaataataataataataataatactaataataaaaaaaataataatgataataataataataataaggtttaatactgataacggttgaaaaacagttattttcatgctttatTTGAGAGCAAAGTACACACtctaagacttagaatgagtttagaatcaagcaaaacacgtaagttgagtcgtttgagagtcaaaagttgtttttagagatattatgctggttttgcattgttttgcagggttttgatgataATTAGAGATggattgaaagaaaggttgaagatcaaacggttgtagtgcagaaaagtcaaccagaatgcagaaaagtcaaccagtcaacaagaaaagtcaaccagtcaaccagaaaagtcaaccagttgaccagattgcagttgaccagcgcccagCGGTGAAAATGAGTGTCGGGCGGTGGCCAGATTCGAGGGAAAGCGCCGAGCGTTGCGCCGGGCGATGGTGCGACtgatgggaaaccgccgggcggttaaATTAGGCGCCAGGTGGTTGTCAgatgggcttgggcttaaattctattacatttcttggttataaatagccctagtgcgagtttagatgtattcttttgacagaagagggcggccaaacctaatttggagaagatctcttggatgctttggCTCcttttatcctatctagggtttgtttttccattcttccatcatttttcatctagtttcaccatgaaaatggtgaactaaacccttttgttgttaggggaaacaatgtaatcttttgaaactctcttttattgaaactcttgcttaattatatgcttgtcatatgctttgattattaattgttgggttctcatttgtgcttaaagcttttatcatttaactcattcgataactgttatttgtctttattgatacgggaacgtacggtaatgtcatgaactggtgaNaaattccttgattaagcaataccacctagggataggggggtaggacgatcaattgtttttgcttctattcagtaatgcgttgctagttattaggggaggctagggatagcaagccagtaattagtaataggctcttttcgccgagggatcaggttaagggtaaGCCAAAAAATTTTGCATAACAATTacataacaaagcaaattaaataagaggagtagataagagagagtggataagatgaaattgtaaaccccaacaactccattcatccatagtctttttcttgtcaactgaatcaaacacattcgcatgtttattttgtgtctttgcattccaaacaattaatttttcttcacaagtcttacgatttcaatttgcacgaatgataaggccttcgagtctcttggggagaacgatattgggttttacgaattatattacttggaacGATCTGGTACGCTTGCCTgggagtcaacaagtttttggcgccgttgccggggactcgaggtttaactttttcgagTAGTGTAAATTTATTGAATTCGACTTGatcttatgtttatttttatgtttgttctaataaatgttttctagggttttgtgcctaatgtttgcaggatgcagtttggacaagaatttgattatatgggctctcaattctatcaaaatgatttcaactactggtggAAACCTCACTCAAGCATGGACCAAGGTTGGAATGGACAAGCAGGAGAACCACGTCAACAATTAATATTAGGGCAACAGGTATCTGCTTTGAATTAACAAATCAACGGATTGGACGAGACATTGGAAGAACTGATCCAAATTACTCTCTCCTCTACAGAAGAGAGTGAAGCAAGAAATAAAAGGTTAGAGATACAAATTCGTCATTCCAGTGAAATATTGaattctagggttaatactgaggttaaccccATGGAAGAGAGGCAACAATATCACTGGCAGCAACAActctcttcaccaatagaaacgtgggaagacgatcaacaactatgtcaatagatagctgatgtgacggaacaagtcaaaagccttaATGAAAAGCTCGACAAACTTTTGGAGAAGtatgattccaagagctatgaagttaccttcaggaatttggagacactaattgatgaggttgttgatgaggagaggATAGAGAAAAAtgtggaaaagatagaagaaatagaaacagaaaaggttgttgctgaggaaaagatagatgaagaaaaggtagagatatatgaggagaaaatagaggaagaagaaaaagaaaggttgagtgaggaagaggaagttaagaagagagaaaaagaagtggttgagagaaaagaaaaaaagaaaaaaattatgaaaataaagaaagaaagaaaaaagaaaaagagaaagttgaggaaggagaagattgagaaaaaaaggaagagaggtaaaaagaaaagatcacatgaaaaaccCCTGCCTCATTCAACAGaatatcataggaagaaaaagaaagtcaagtgttttatggagatcttcaagaaattggagattaaagttcctatgattgaaacatggaaacatgtgattggtgttctcaactttatgaaggaattcagcaggaagaggaaaaagaaaagaacatcaAGCGAGAAGAATAtcaacacttactgatgggtgtttgttggggtcatcccaattgttgtaaagcatttttatttttatttttagtttaggtttagttcatttttaaacttgtaattatttgattatttgaacaatttttgggtagcaccttctgatgggtgttggaaagtTATGCACTTACTGTCGAGtgttaaacaggtttgggtcaggcttgtgacgttaaacaagtgctactaggaggcaacctaggttctctctttcacttttgccttttgaattcttagaataggttgaatttttattttcaatgtctatgcttggcttgaaaaCATTTCTGataatgtttgactgaataacaTGCATGATAAGTCTATTCAATGATGATTAGATGttgatgataattgagttgtgttgcacGTTGATATCCAGtgaaaaaagttcactaaaaatgtgaatagatgtgtgatgaattatgattgtggttatgatgctaagcagggtgtatgaatgaatgatgtatgagaaagcatgttgtgtgaggtattgagctccagagttttcattattgtatgtattgttcacaggaaaacatgaatgatatttccttaatcttgatgattgattgaattgtatgtgaatgtcatatgatcaaggccatttttgaaaacccttctctggccaaattttcacctaaagtgcttgaaatattataccctttttgaaccttagccttaaataggatgagaacccttgatttgaaattctttaccttaagttgggttgagcttaactgtatgtgttgaaaaggtacaagtttggggttgtatgggggaaatcGAAAGGTAATtgaaaaacattgagctcaaatgttgagaaagaaaaatgcatgagaaaaagaaacgaaaagaagaaaagcatgaagatgagctcaatgtaaaaataaaagaaaagggaagaagttgggaataagtgagattggtgaggtagAGTTGTGCTTAAACTCTGCATATTattgtagctctcttaactcatggattttgcattccagaaaaaccaatttttcttgttagcccaaccttaATACAggccttagaaaagtccttatgatggcatttgcatgtgaagattttgattgtttgagatgaatggcaattttgtttcatgttacttgtgaataatagagagttggagtgtcaccttaaacacttgcgtgattgagtgaaacacttgctagGTGAGAATCGATAAAATTCATgcttacatctttgcttagtggattggttattcataaagtgtaacatctgttgagaaatatgtgatcatgtgaactgaattgaattgaaagcatgcatgtaTCTTGATTTGACTTCATTGAAAatctgaaattgagtagttcttgtcatgaatTTCATGAATGTTGAATTATTGGATGAAAAATAGAaggccaagttttgttttgtttgcttgaggacaagcaaaatgctaagtttggggttgtgataactgttgaaaaacagttattttcatgcttcatttgagagCAAAGTACAcactttaaggcttagaatgagtttagaatcaagcaaaacacgtaagttgagtcgtttgagagtcaaaagttgtttttagagatattatgcttgttttgcattgttttgcagggttttgataaGAATTGCAGATGGATTGAAAGAAAGGtcgaagatcaaacggttgcagtgcagaaaagtcaaccagaatggagaaaagtcaactagtcaaccagaaaagtcaactagtcaaccagaagagtcaaccagttgaccagattgcagttgaccagcgcccagCGGTGAAAATGAGTGCCGGGCGGTGGCCAGATTCGAGGGAAAGCACCGGGTGGTGGTGCAACTGATGGGAAACCGCCGGACGGTCAAATTAGGCGTCGGGCAGTTGTCTGATGGGCCttggcttaaattttgttacttttcttggttataaatagccctagtgcgagtttagatgtattcttttgacagaagagggcggccaaacctaattttcactccttggagaagatctcttggatgctttggctcctttttatcctatctagggtttgtttttccattcttccatcatttttcatctagtttcaccatgaNNNNNNNNNNNNNNNNNNNNNNNNNNNNNNNNNNNNNNNNNNNNNNNNNNNNNNNNNNNNNNNNNNNNNNNNNNNNNNNNNNNNNNNNNNNNNNNNNNNNNNNNNNNNNNNNNNNNNNNNNNNNNNNNNNNNNNNNNNNNNNNNNNNNNNNNNNNNNNNNNNNNNNNNNNNNNNNNNNNNNNNNNNNNNNNNNNNNNNNNNNNNNNNNNNNNNNNNNNNNNNNNNNNNNNNNNNNNNNNNNNNNNNNNNNNNNNNNNNNNNNNNNNNNNNNNNNNNNNNNNNNNNNNNNNNNNNNNNNNNNNNNNNNNNNNNNNNNNNNNNNNNNNNNNNNNNNNNNNNNNNNNNNNNNNNNNNNNNNNNNNNNNNNNNNNNNNNNNNNNNNNNNNNNNNNNNNNNNNNNNNNNNNNNNNNNNNNNNNNNNNNNNNNNNNNNNNNNNNNNNNNNNNNNNNNNNNNNNNNNNNNNNNNNNNNNNNNNNNNNNNNNNNNNNNNNNNNNNNNNNNNNNccatagtctttttcttgtcaactgaatcaaacacattcgcatgtttattttgtgtctttgcattccaaacaattaatttttcttcacaagtcttatgatttcaatttgcacgaacgataaggccttcgagtctcttgggaagagcgatattgggttttaccaattatattacttggaacGATCTGGTACGCTTGCCAGGGAGTCAACAAATACCATTATTAGTCCCAATTTTTGTTAACTATATTCGAAATTGTCTCCATTTTTTTCGTTTAATGTAGTCctaaaaattgtaatttgtgtttaatttagtcctttttgcaaatttcgtttaaatcgttaacggtgaAATGTCCAGATGTGCAATTAGAGAGTGAAATGTTATTTATGGGCTGACATGGACTCCTTAAGCGTAGTGAGgtgaatttattattaacattctatttatttaatgaaaccCTTCACACTTTTATGATGGTGGATtctcaaattagggtttttccttTTGTTCTGTGAAAGCCATAGTGACGTTGGAGGTTAACCAATC
Above is a genomic segment from Vigna radiata var. radiata cultivar VC1973A chromosome 10, Vradiata_ver6, whole genome shotgun sequence containing:
- the LOC106775940 gene encoding uncharacterized protein LOC106775940, which produces MSPSKSKSKDKKAGKEAQKSVAKSSGSANAVAGVPASAYNPLLGTFHTLEMQPASTSQVQSNGRFRNIDETDEHPTGSVVAGVEYDSVSNNGSWSGESEDHKEKSSNPPTRLEAVPGADNDKREKIRQKNEKKHQRQKERRAQELHDRCSGYIMSRKLEALSQQLVAMGFSHERATVALILNEGRVEESVAWLFEGGEEADNHKDANISGSNLKIDISEELAQIADLEIEFSFSKQEVQRAVVACDGDLDKAAESLRELKMDRPSGPPKPDEVGDPPSFGGKQTGVVNQNARPQSKPILSPNQLQKDEKDFNYTKQAVTGGSAESSNRPMQSLKRIQSKSDWAKPQQASIPADKRWPSAGSNSSVSYSLASPLQVSPTPSKTEASYVAVGGDYKNLQPGQAREPVIVMQRPQTVNTKQIPAASLSSSPPGIAASWYPTNSVEVMRSNGFMSQPPSSKSLSSNYFSSNQMYHQLQGQPPQQFVAGNSSSVDLQPTNRGSSLWNRTMAASPTLAAASSLGLFSGLGSAATSGSTSPVDWSTGGSMQFDYTNIDWSLDRGLSPPRSNALLLGLSPFTKSSALYGSNASGAVPQPAIRSLPSNGSIVPLPGLQDGGVSPAETSGSREWSSPFEGKDLFSLPRQFVSSPSL